One Hymenobacter cellulosilyticus genomic window, ACCCGGCCGCGCGACCCCGCCCGCGACGCCGGCCGGTTACAGAAGATTACCGAGCGCGTGGCCGGCATCAACTTGCTGGTGCCCCAGGAGCAGCGCCTGGCTCCGGAGCGGGTGCAAGACATAGCTGTGGCCCGCGCGTTCGACAAGACCTTTTACCGGATGCTGAGCCGGGTAGAAGAACGCGCCCGCGACGGCCGCCCCATCGACAACGCCCTGCAGCTGCTGAGCACCGGGCGGGAACAGGCCCCGGCCCCGCAGCGCCAGGCGGCCGCGGCCCTGCACGCGGTGCAGCACCTGGTGCGCAGCACGCATGCCGACCAGCCGGAGCGCACCGAGCAAGTAGCCGAGAGGCCCGGCCGCCGCAGCGCGGAGCTCGACATCGAGATGTAAGCCCGCATACCCTTCATTCTCTCCACTACCCTATGACCAATCATCCTCCCCAGCCGGCGGCCTCTTCTCAAACTTTTGCGCTGGTTATTGGCCTAGCGTTGCTAGGCCTGCTGGCCGGCGAGTGGTACGTGCTCCAGCACCCGGCGGAGCTAGCTGCCGCCCGTGCTGCGCAGCACCAGGCCCAGCAGGCGCCCCCGCTGACGCCCAGCCAGCGCCTGGCTGCCCGGCTGGCCATCCTCAACCAGCAGCGGGCCGAAGCACGGCGGGCGCGGCTGCAGCGGCAGGCGGCGCCCGTGGTGGGGAAACCGGCCGCCGAGTTGGCCACCCGCACGAGCCGGGCCGGCGACGAGGTGGTGAACAGGGGAGGGGCAGCAGCGGTGCGCGTGGCCAGCGCCGGGCAGGGGTTCAAAGGCAAGCTGCTGGTCAAAGCCGGCCGGTTCTACGACGCGGCGGGCGGGTATCTGCGGGTGCTGTTGCTGCTGGTAGCCGTGGCGTTGGTGTTTCTGCCGTCCACGCCGGAGCGCAAGCCCGGGCAGGCCCGCCGCAAGCCCCTGCGGCCCCGGGCCGTGCGCATCGTGGTGGCCAGCTGCGCGGGCCTGTTCCTGCTCGGCGCCTACGTGCTGCTGGGCATTGCCTCGTATTCGGCCGGCTTTATTCGGGTGGGCTACCCCGTCGCGGCAATGCTGGTACTGGCCAGCGGCTTCGTGGTGGGGCTGCTGCAGGCCCTGACCAAAAGCCCAGACTTTGGGCTGAGCGTGGAGCGCCGGAAAGTGGATACGCCCGATGGGTTCAGCCTGCCCACGGAAGGGGGCGGTTGGGTGAACGTACCCAATCCGTACCGGGGCGTGCTGGTGCTGGGCGGCGCCGGGGCGGGCAAGACTTACTCCATCGGGGAGCCGGTGATTGAGCAGCTGGCGGCCAAGAACTTTGCCGGCCTCATCTACGACTTCAAATTCCCGGTGCTGGCCGAGACGGCGCAGAAAGCACTGGAGCTGGCCGGGCGCCGGCCGGGTCCGCCGCGGCTGCGGCCCAACGGGGAGCCCGAGCCGGCGGTGGTGCTGCACGTCATCAACTTCCGCGACCTGCAGCGCAGCGAGCGGGTGAACCCCTTGCGGGCCGAAGATATGCCCGTGGTGGCCTTTGCCGAGGAGTACTCGCGGGCCATTATCAACAACCTCAACCCGGCCAGCATCCGCAAGATGGAGTTTTTCGACATCAGCGCGGTGGCCTACCTGACCGGCATCATCTGGTTTTACAAAAAGCACTTCCCGCGCTACTGCACCATTCCCCACGTGGTGGCCACGGCCATCCACAAGGACTTCAAGCACGTGCTCTCGATGCTGGAAACCGACCCCGAGTGCGCCGGCATGGTGCGCAGCATCGTGACGGCCGTGGAGCAGCGGGCCGAAAAGCAGGTAGCCGCCGTGGTGGGCACGCTGCAGGTGATTCTGAACCGCATCAACTCCCCGGAAATCGTGTGGGTGCTCACGCCCGATGAGGAGAAAGGGGAGGGGTTCTCGCTTAACCTGAACGACCCGAAGCAGCCGGCATTGCTCTGCATCGGCAACGACCCGACGCTGAAAGAAACCTTCTCGCCAGTGGTCAGCTGCATCATCACGGTGGCCATCAAACTCATGAATCAGCAGCACAAGCACCGCAGCTACGTCTTCCTCGATGAGGCCGCCACCGTGTACGTGCCGGGCTTGGAGCTGCTGCCGGCCACGGCCCGCAGCAACAAGGTGGCCACTATTTACATGACCCAGGATTTGGCTCAAATGACCGACGCCTATGGGCCTGAAAAGATGAAGGTTATGGTCTCCAACCTCAACAACCAGTTTTTCGGCAAGGTCAACTCCCTCGACACGGCCAAGTTCATTTCCGAGCTCGTGGGCCGGGAGGACAAGCAGATGGTCAGCACCAGCACCGGCAAAAGCCAGGGCGGAGCCGGCAGCCACGGCAGCCACAGCTCCAACCTGAGCACCAGCTACCAGGAGCGCAACCTGGTGCGGGTGCAGGACGCCATCAGCCTGCAGCAGGGCGAGTTTATCGGCCAGACCGTGGAAACCGAGCGCACCTTCTTCCAGGGTGTCATCTCCCGGGCCGACGCTACCCCGGAGCGCTTTCCGCTGCACCCGGTGGCCACGTTCGGCGACTGCGAAGCGGATAGCGCCGAGATGCTCTCGGTGGTGGTGCAGGATAATTACCGGCGGGTTAGCCAGCAGGTAAAAGAAACCCTGGCCCTGCACGCAAACATCTTAGCAGGAGCCACAAAGAATGAGGTGGAATAGCCTCGAAAACCCATCAGAAAGCGACGTTCAGCCCCTTTTTGGTGTTGAGTAAGTACACAGCACCCAGACTCCAATCCCTATGATGAAGAGCTTTTTTACGCCGGCCCCGGCCGGCCTGAACCCCGAGCAGCTCGCCGCTCGCCAAGAGCGGGAGCGCAGCGCCAACAACTCCATTGCCATCCTGATGAGCAACGGCCCGGCACCGAGTCCGGAGAGCGTGGCCATCATGCAGCGCTACGTGGACGGCGAGTTGAGCATCGACGAGGCCATTGAGCTCAACGACGCAGTGCTGCTGGCGCGCTACCAGCCGGGCGCGGCCCCGGCCAGCCCTGAGGACCAATCCGCCCGCTGATGGTAGCCGGCGACCGATTCAGCGACGAGAACGGAGTACGGATAAACCGGCTGGGCATCACCGATCCCCAGCAACTAGCTCAGGCCGAAACCGACTCCTCCCTGCTGCGTCTGCAGCGGCTCAACCTGCAGGGCGGCATCCCCGGCGGGCGCTACGACCATGCCCACCTCAAGCAGGTGCACCAGAAGCTGTTCGAAGGCGTCTACCAGTGGGCCGGCGAAACCCGGGCCGACCGGGAATTTCAGGGCCATAAGCCTACGTACGTCACCGGCTTCAAGGAAACGATGACCTACGCGCCCTACAAGGAGATTGAGCAGCGCCTGAACGCCATCGGCACACAGCTGGGCCAGGAGAACTACCTAAAGGGGCTACCGGCGGAGAAGTTTGCTGAGCGGGCCGCCTACTACCTTGACCAGTACAACCACACTCATGCCTTTCGGGATGGCAACGGACGCACGCTGCAGGCTACTTTTGTGCAGCTGGGCAAGGAAGCCGGCTACCAGGTTGACTTTGCCCGCATCGACCCGGCCACGCTCAACCGGGCCCGCGACCTGGCTATGGTGCGTCCGCACGCGCCCGAGGAAGCAGCCAAGAACCTGCAGGCCTTGAAGGCTATGTTTGAGCAGGTAATCAGTCCGGCCCCAGGGCTCGAAGCAGAAAAGATACGTGACCCTAGCCAGGCGCGGCCACTGGCGGCCTTGTCAACGCAGATGCAGGCGATGGATGCCCGGCGCGAGCTGCAGGTGACCGGGTACCGGGTGATGGACATTGTGGCCAATATGCCCGGCGCTGGCAATTACGAGAAGGGCGTAGCGGTGGGGAAGGGGGTAGAGGCGACAAACCTGAATCCAGCGGCTGTTCAGACGCACCTAGTCCAGTTTCAGCAGGCAGCAGAGAAGATTGCCAAGCATCCCGCCCTGCAGGGACCCGATGCCCGCCAAGACCAAACGGATGCCAGGCGGTTTCGGGAAGCAGCCGGCCAGGTAAGCACAATTGCCCGGCAGCACAGCGTTGCTCAGCACACTCGGCAAGAGGTTGGAGGGCAATCATCCACTCATGAGCAAGCCCAGGCCGCATTCGGTGTGGCAGCCACGCAGCTGGCCCGGGTCTTACGCGAGCACGGAGAGCCGCTGGCCGCCGCTCGCCTGCAGGAAACAATCCGCCACGTGGATCGCAACCCGTACCTGGGAGGATTAAACCGCGAGAATGTCGACCGGGCAATAGCAACGGCTGAAAAGCTACCCGCGCTCAACAATAGTCGTTCGCTGGAGGAGTTGCGCAATGCCGCAACGGTATTGCAGCTTCCTGTCCAGGCGACCGAGCGACAATCTGCCAGCCCCGATCTGACCGTTCGGGGTGCTGACCAGTTGCAGCGATGAATTTGCCTGCAGCTAGTCAAGGCCGGGCAAGCAAGCTCCGCTAACAAAAGCCATCAGCGCGTTACAACCAGGCACTGGGTGGTCATCTTCTCCTTCTTCCAAACAAGGAGCGTCTCCCGTAGCGGGCCTCCGCCTTGTCAAGCGCTTCTTCTGCTTTGGACGACTCCGCAGGTGGTGGATACCGCTCGCGTAGCAGGTCATCCAGCAGAAAATCCGGCGCATGAAAAAAAACATCGAGACCAATGGTCTCCTCAAAGCGGGAACGCTCCTTTAGCTGGTGCTGATATGCATTGTAATACCCGTGTTTGAGATATACGAGCACTGAGTAGCGTCCATCGGTCAAATCGTGAATGATGTTCTCCACATAGAACATGTATTCTCCGGTCACGGCCCGCAGGAAATCCAGCTGTAGCTGTTCGCCAACCCGGGGTGTGATGGGTAGGCGGCAGCTGAATGTCTGTGAGGCCCGCTGGCCAGTCAGGATGAGTTGGTGCTCTACCTGCTTGAAGGGTACGGCATCGGCATCGCTTTCCAGCAGGTGCAGGTAGGCCGCATATAATGCGTCAAGCCAGCGGCGGTATTTGGACGGGGAAATACCTAGGTCCTGCTGTAGCTTTTTGCCCGTGGGAACCTTTGCGTCGCTATCAAGAGCGAACAAGACTTTCGCCAGGGGCTGCCACTCCGCATTCTGCTCAGCAAGGCGGCGCAGCACCTTGGGTACTGTTACTAAGTCACGCGTCATCTCCTCCGACTTCATCGGGGCGTTTCTTCCGGCTGATAGGATTTAGGCATGGCAAAGCGGATTTAGGAGTGGAAGGATTAGCAAACCACAGGCTAACTCCCTCTGCTTTACTCTTTGTAGTAGCCAGCGAAGTCAACCAGATAGATATGCCCTCGGGTAGCGGCATTCTGCCGCCAATTCTTCAGCGTGTAATCGGTGTTGTGTTTCTCATCATATTGTTGCGAATCCTGGTAGGTGTAATAGCTAACGCCGGAGACCGCCAGCCCCAGCAGCTCGTCTACCCGCGGCTCCTGCTTGAATGCCCCGTTCTTAACTGTCCAACCTGCCAACCGTTGCACCATAGCTGCCATTCAGCCCAGGATTTTCCGTTGAATGCCTTCTGAACCTTTATAAGCTTCACGGGGTCACCAATCTTGATCTTGTGACGAATGAACTCATACGTTCTATCCTCCCGAGCACCCAGGAGATAAACAGCTTGTCTAGCCCGGGCTTGACGATCCGGCCAGGCGTTGCTCCTTATTGGCCAGCTGGTACGCCCGCCCTTCCTGCACGGCCGCCTCCCGGTCGTATTGGATGACGGCCAAGCGGTACCGGGCCCGGGTATAAGCTACGTACAGCAGCCGCCGCTCTTCCTCCGCCACCTGGCGCAGGTTGAGTACTGGCCTCCCGTCCCTATCGGTAGCGAAATCGGCAAAGGATGGCGGAATGAGCACGGCGTCAAACTCCAG contains:
- a CDS encoding type IV secretory system conjugative DNA transfer family protein, with the protein product MTNHPPQPAASSQTFALVIGLALLGLLAGEWYVLQHPAELAAARAAQHQAQQAPPLTPSQRLAARLAILNQQRAEARRARLQRQAAPVVGKPAAELATRTSRAGDEVVNRGGAAAVRVASAGQGFKGKLLVKAGRFYDAAGGYLRVLLLLVAVALVFLPSTPERKPGQARRKPLRPRAVRIVVASCAGLFLLGAYVLLGIASYSAGFIRVGYPVAAMLVLASGFVVGLLQALTKSPDFGLSVERRKVDTPDGFSLPTEGGGWVNVPNPYRGVLVLGGAGAGKTYSIGEPVIEQLAAKNFAGLIYDFKFPVLAETAQKALELAGRRPGPPRLRPNGEPEPAVVLHVINFRDLQRSERVNPLRAEDMPVVAFAEEYSRAIINNLNPASIRKMEFFDISAVAYLTGIIWFYKKHFPRYCTIPHVVATAIHKDFKHVLSMLETDPECAGMVRSIVTAVEQRAEKQVAAVVGTLQVILNRINSPEIVWVLTPDEEKGEGFSLNLNDPKQPALLCIGNDPTLKETFSPVVSCIITVAIKLMNQQHKHRSYVFLDEAATVYVPGLELLPATARSNKVATIYMTQDLAQMTDAYGPEKMKVMVSNLNNQFFGKVNSLDTAKFISELVGREDKQMVSTSTGKSQGGAGSHGSHSSNLSTSYQERNLVRVQDAISLQQGEFIGQTVETERTFFQGVISRADATPERFPLHPVATFGDCEADSAEMLSVVVQDNYRRVSQQVKETLALHANILAGATKNEVE
- a CDS encoding antitoxin VbhA family protein, which codes for MMKSFFTPAPAGLNPEQLAARQERERSANNSIAILMSNGPAPSPESVAIMQRYVDGELSIDEAIELNDAVLLARYQPGAAPASPEDQSAR
- a CDS encoding Fic/DOC family protein, with translation MVAGDRFSDENGVRINRLGITDPQQLAQAETDSSLLRLQRLNLQGGIPGGRYDHAHLKQVHQKLFEGVYQWAGETRADREFQGHKPTYVTGFKETMTYAPYKEIEQRLNAIGTQLGQENYLKGLPAEKFAERAAYYLDQYNHTHAFRDGNGRTLQATFVQLGKEAGYQVDFARIDPATLNRARDLAMVRPHAPEEAAKNLQALKAMFEQVISPAPGLEAEKIRDPSQARPLAALSTQMQAMDARRELQVTGYRVMDIVANMPGAGNYEKGVAVGKGVEATNLNPAAVQTHLVQFQQAAEKIAKHPALQGPDARQDQTDARRFREAAGQVSTIARQHSVAQHTRQEVGGQSSTHEQAQAAFGVAATQLARVLREHGEPLAAARLQETIRHVDRNPYLGGLNRENVDRAIATAEKLPALNNSRSLEELRNAATVLQLPVQATERQSASPDLTVRGADQLQR